In Acaryochloris marina S15, a single genomic region encodes these proteins:
- a CDS encoding glycosyl transferase codes for MARPTLYAAITNHGFGHATRTAAVLAEIQRLVPDVLLIVVTSAPRWLIESYLPGDFIYRSRVFDVGVIQKDGLNMNIPATLTQLQAIRTYQQRLVAGEVDYIKQTGAQLVLADIPPLASVIAEKAGIPCWMASNFGWDLIYEQWGEDFAEIVEWVRECFGKCDRLFRLPFHEPMSAFSNITDIGLTGASPRYTTLELRRVFGITADPEKTVLLSFGGLGLAKIPYRNLQQFPDWQFITFDRLAPDIYTNLIKVTDSKYRPVDMMPLCSRIISKPGYGTFAEACRLDIPIISIPRDDFAEAQFLLTGLQDHNHHYLLAENEFTESQWEFLFQPLLPPRKETSLPKDGTHTLATAVINYLYQD; via the coding sequence ATGGCCCGACCCACTTTATATGCAGCGATTACCAACCATGGCTTTGGTCATGCCACTCGCACTGCAGCGGTCTTAGCAGAAATTCAGCGGTTGGTCCCCGATGTGCTCCTGATTGTGGTCACGAGTGCCCCTCGATGGCTGATTGAGTCCTATCTGCCTGGAGACTTTATTTACCGTTCTCGGGTCTTTGATGTAGGAGTGATTCAGAAGGATGGTCTGAATATGAATATTCCTGCCACCCTGACGCAGCTGCAGGCAATTCGTACCTATCAACAACGGTTAGTTGCTGGTGAAGTGGACTATATCAAGCAGACCGGCGCCCAGCTTGTTTTAGCCGATATTCCCCCATTGGCGAGTGTGATTGCTGAAAAAGCAGGGATTCCCTGCTGGATGGCCAGCAACTTTGGCTGGGATTTGATCTATGAGCAGTGGGGAGAGGATTTTGCGGAAATTGTGGAATGGGTGCGAGAGTGTTTCGGCAAATGCGATCGCTTATTTCGCCTCCCGTTTCACGAGCCCATGTCAGCATTCTCCAACATTACAGATATCGGCCTGACAGGGGCTTCACCTCGCTATACCACCCTTGAATTGCGCCGTGTTTTTGGGATTACAGCTGACCCAGAAAAGACCGTTCTGCTCAGCTTTGGTGGACTGGGGCTCGCTAAAATTCCCTACCGCAATCTTCAGCAGTTTCCAGATTGGCAATTTATTACCTTTGATCGCCTTGCCCCAGATATCTATACCAACCTAATCAAGGTTACGGATAGCAAATATCGGCCAGTGGATATGATGCCTTTATGTAGTCGCATTATCAGCAAGCCGGGTTATGGCACCTTTGCTGAAGCCTGTAGGCTTGACATTCCCATTATTTCCATCCCTCGGGATGATTTTGCTGAAGCGCAATTTCTATTAACGGGGCTACAAGACCATAACCATCATTATTTACTGGCAGAAAATGAGTTTACTGAAAGCCAGTGGGAGTTTTTGTTTCAGCCTTTACTGCCACCGCGGAAAGAAACATCCCTGCCCAAAGATGGGACACATACTTTGGCAACGGCTGTGATCAATTATCTGTATCAGGACTAG
- a CDS encoding S-layer family protein has protein sequence MVINIYKQYLQLGSTVLILSGVIFTTNIKETKAEAIPDSSLGIEASIVIPNQNINGRPASLVQGGAVRNAATVFHSFERFSISESQAIYFDNPSRIKTIVSRVTGISPSDINGTLGLWNSLAGTLGNADLFFINSRGISFGPKAALDLNGSFLASTATSINFGDDYQFSTVNPTAPPLLTINVPTGLQISSPKSTISSQATFNIIPLPTFGLNVMPGNTLALVGGDILIQGGSVGAPEGRIELGGVLNGEVGLQPDFRGWKLDYSQIQNYRDILVDKQSIVAANGVGGGEIRLQGKNIVIDDNSRIFATVNFGAEPGGIIEIDASEILQIRNGSGIFTSTLADGDAGDILIKADKVFLQNDAAIATDSAFINLGFFLMRANGNSGNIYITAPESVEIINNSQISTTTNTPGNAGLINIETGRLVARESSLFPAINSVAEIGSEGDAGDVNLFATQFVQINNSSISTSTAGLGDAGDLKINTSELLLTNGGRLEASTVGSGKGGNIAAFVSDQINISGNTPNAGQPSGIFSIVEVGASGAGGQLLLSTGQVVIDNGGQISTSTTGFGAAGKIDIRASQGVTLIDPGSGVFANTTDTGQGGTISLFTPNFLIEKGAVVNASTSGNGRGGSIFIRSNRFTARQGGQLLSTASGQGPAGDITLQVRDNITLIGANSGLFASTTPDSTGAAGNIFIDPIQVLITNGAAVSATSLGMGKGGDIQLRARNLTLDQGQITAEAAVAPAGDIQLNIANFLLLRNGSLISTTAGGDATGGNIDINAQLVTAFPSENSDITANALNGPGGNITITTQGVFGLEVRDTLTNSSDIAAFSQTNPQLNGIVEIITPEVDPSENLSEQPDAVEKPTEISRGCNAQTASSSFVSKGRGGLPHNPATALSSEAIWQDLRAQEIQSPVQSISQMTPKSTPQAPVAAPFKWVEAKAWQRLPNGKVKLVGNSINQNTLHPAPSC, from the coding sequence ATGGTAATCAATATTTATAAGCAATATTTGCAGCTGGGCAGTACTGTACTTATACTTAGCGGGGTTATTTTTACTACTAATATCAAAGAAACTAAGGCTGAAGCTATACCGGATAGTTCCCTAGGCATAGAAGCTTCGATTGTTATACCTAATCAAAATATAAATGGCCGGCCTGCAAGTTTAGTCCAAGGTGGTGCAGTCCGTAATGCTGCTACGGTGTTTCATAGTTTTGAAAGATTTAGCATATCTGAAAGCCAAGCCATATATTTTGATAATCCTTCAAGAATTAAGACTATTGTCAGTAGAGTGACTGGCATTAGCCCATCCGATATCAATGGAACGCTAGGGCTGTGGAACAGTCTAGCGGGAACGTTGGGTAATGCTGATTTGTTTTTCATTAATTCTCGTGGAATTTCCTTTGGTCCCAAAGCAGCTTTGGACCTCAATGGTTCATTTCTCGCTTCTACTGCAACATCAATAAATTTTGGGGATGACTATCAATTCAGCACAGTTAACCCTACTGCTCCTCCTTTATTGACAATTAATGTACCGACAGGGTTACAGATTTCTTCCCCTAAATCTACTATTTCCAGTCAAGCTACTTTTAATATCATTCCCTTGCCAACATTTGGATTAAACGTCATGCCTGGTAATACTTTGGCATTGGTTGGTGGCGACATCCTTATTCAAGGAGGGAGTGTAGGAGCACCGGAAGGCCGCATCGAACTGGGCGGTGTGCTTAATGGAGAGGTGGGTTTACAACCTGACTTCAGAGGATGGAAGTTGGACTACTCTCAAATCCAAAACTATAGAGATATCTTGGTAGACAAGCAGTCAATTGTGGCTGCTAATGGAGTTGGAGGTGGTGAGATTCGTTTGCAGGGTAAAAATATTGTTATTGATGATAATTCAAGGATTTTTGCGACGGTAAATTTTGGAGCAGAACCAGGGGGCATCATAGAGATTGATGCTTCTGAAATTCTACAGATTAGAAACGGGAGCGGTATTTTCACCTCTACTTTGGCAGATGGTGATGCAGGAGATATTTTGATCAAGGCTGACAAAGTATTTTTACAAAATGATGCAGCTATTGCCACAGATTCTGCTTTTATAAATCTTGGTTTTTTTCTAATGCGAGCTAATGGAAATAGTGGCAACATCTATATCACTGCACCTGAATCAGTTGAAATAATCAATAATAGCCAGATCTCGACAACAACGAATACTCCAGGGAATGCTGGTCTGATCAATATTGAAACAGGTCGTCTGGTTGCTAGAGAATCATCATTATTCCCAGCGATTAATTCTGTAGCAGAAATTGGCAGCGAAGGTGATGCAGGTGATGTCAACCTGTTTGCAACTCAGTTTGTTCAAATAAACAATAGCTCCATTTCTACCTCTACTGCTGGTCTTGGAGATGCTGGAGATTTAAAAATCAATACATCAGAGCTTCTTTTGACAAATGGTGGCAGACTTGAGGCTTCAACAGTTGGTTCAGGAAAGGGGGGGAATATTGCTGCCTTTGTATCTGATCAGATTAATATTTCGGGCAATACTCCAAATGCAGGCCAACCTAGTGGCATCTTTTCCATAGTTGAGGTAGGAGCATCTGGGGCAGGCGGTCAACTACTCTTAAGTACAGGCCAAGTAGTCATTGACAATGGTGGCCAAATTTCTACCTCTACTACTGGTTTTGGAGCTGCTGGCAAGATTGATATTAGGGCATCACAAGGAGTTACCTTAATCGATCCTGGAAGCGGAGTGTTTGCTAACACTACTGATACTGGACAAGGAGGAACTATTTCATTGTTTACCCCAAATTTTCTGATTGAGAAGGGGGCTGTTGTCAATGCCAGTACTTCTGGGAATGGTCGAGGGGGCAGCATTTTTATCCGGTCCAATCGTTTTACAGCTCGTCAAGGAGGTCAACTTCTATCTACGGCATCGGGTCAGGGACCAGCAGGGGATATCACCTTACAAGTGCGCGACAACATCACCTTGATTGGGGCCAATAGTGGATTGTTTGCTAGCACTACACCTGATTCTACTGGGGCTGCTGGCAATATCTTTATCGATCCGATACAAGTGTTGATCACCAATGGTGCAGCGGTATCAGCGACTAGCTTAGGTATGGGTAAAGGGGGAGATATTCAATTGCGCGCCCGCAATTTAACCCTAGACCAGGGCCAAATTACGGCTGAAGCAGCAGTGGCCCCAGCGGGGGATATTCAGTTAAATATTGCCAACTTCTTACTATTACGAAATGGCAGTTTGATTTCGACGACTGCGGGTGGGGATGCTACGGGGGGCAATATTGATATCAATGCTCAACTCGTTACAGCATTTCCATCGGAGAATAGTGATATTACGGCTAATGCCCTCAATGGTCCAGGTGGCAATATTACCATTACGACTCAAGGGGTTTTTGGCCTAGAGGTCCGAGACACGCTTACGAATTCCAGTGATATTGCGGCGTTTTCTCAGACTAATCCCCAACTCAACGGCATTGTCGAAATCATCACTCCTGAGGTGGACCCTAGCGAAAACTTATCTGAACAACCCGATGCCGTTGAAAAGCCGACGGAGATCTCTAGGGGGTGTAACGCCCAAACGGCTAGTAGTAGTTTTGTGAGTAAGGGGCGAGGGGGCTTGCCCCACAATCCAGCGACTGCTTTGAGTAGTGAAGCTATCTGGCAGGATCTACGTGCGCAAGAAATACAGTCTCCTGTGCAATCCATTAGTCAAATGACACCCAAATCCACTCCACAGGCACCTGTTGCTGCTCCATTCAAATGGGTAGAAGCCAAAGCTTGGCAAAGGTTACCTAATGGGAAAGTGAAGCTTGTGGGCAATTCAATCAATCAAAACACTTTGCATCCCGCGCCCTCTTGCTAG
- a CDS encoding PAP/fibrillin family protein: protein MIAKAELLAAIAGTNRGVITTEANRSLVLDKVVQLEVQNPTPQPLSEQELLSGVWRLIYTTSPDLLGLARLPVVPAGPIYQCIRGQELKLYNVLELQGIPFLEGVLCVAARLTPVSERRVQVNFERSILGVKGLMNYPSLDVLISRLETQSPVAALSMPLDADRSAGWLETTYLDEDLRIGRGNNDSLFVLTRV, encoded by the coding sequence ATGATTGCCAAAGCAGAGTTACTGGCTGCGATCGCAGGTACAAATCGAGGTGTGATCACTACAGAAGCCAATCGCAGTTTAGTTCTGGATAAAGTCGTTCAGCTCGAAGTTCAAAATCCTACGCCACAACCCTTAAGCGAACAAGAACTACTCAGTGGTGTTTGGCGGTTAATTTATACAACGAGTCCTGATTTGCTGGGTTTGGCACGACTACCCGTGGTGCCTGCAGGGCCGATTTATCAATGTATTCGAGGTCAGGAACTAAAGCTGTATAACGTTTTGGAGTTGCAGGGTATCCCGTTCTTAGAGGGTGTGCTTTGTGTGGCAGCTCGGCTGACCCCCGTATCAGAGCGACGGGTCCAAGTCAATTTTGAGCGCTCTATTTTGGGGGTGAAGGGGTTAATGAATTATCCTTCCTTGGATGTCTTGATTTCTCGTTTGGAGACTCAGAGCCCAGTTGCAGCCCTCTCAATGCCCTTAGATGCCGATCGTTCAGCAGGCTGGCTAGAAACGACCTATTTAGACGAGGACTTGCGCATTGGCCGGGGCAATAATGATAGCCTCTTTGTGTTGACAAGAGTCTAA
- a CDS encoding filamentous hemagglutinin N-terminal domain-containing protein: MKNFIPALAIALNLTLFLAEASFFSVRCQSIQADGTTPTKIDLPAFGKCQGTCTISGGKRQGNNLFHSFEEFNVDLDSTVLFVNPNAQNIISRVTGNNPSNILGTLGVQSGEANLFLVNPNGILFGEKASLGLNGSFIATTANAIQFGNQGILSVSKSDIPRISINPSALFFQEASGAIVNSSREGLSVPTSHSLHLIGGDVILDNGRINSFGGRVELGGLATSGIVTILPDKEGFSLKFPDSNLKSNVLLTNARIDVTGEGGGNLSINAGEIEIERSRLLAGIGIDLGSSFTQAGNITLKADESITIHSESNINNRPLFNAKGLGGDVVINSKSLYVTTNSQVGSNTFGIASAGNVILKVQEEILLDSGSIFNSVATFQDFRATGNGGKIIVETDKLYLKNEAEFAANVNGTGDSGGITINASDIILSNFSGILSSVETGGIGQGGEIRIFTDTLTLQSGSQIASSVLRAVGGTPGGIGEGGDIHIEASESINISGFDETNGFPSGILAATEEGAIGPAGNIIIKTDTFSIVDGALLNTDTFNKSDGGSITIFSNNLEVINGGRISTATFNQGNAGFIKLNVTGEIKLAGSDANFDRRLKLIETFLVEAGSDKNLVIDRINSLRDIGPNSGLYASATSGASGKAGNISIDPRLVLIQDGANITVNNAGSGPGGDIFLQSIDLTLDNGTISATSNSNSGGNISLLIDNILLLRNNSQISTTAAGDGTGGNIDIKASLIVAYPFENNDITANALNGKGGKITITTKGIYGLEERNQLTDLSDITAFSQNTQLNGVVEITNPEVDPSENLSEQPEVVEPPKEIAKGCRPGQSLGGSTFTHVGRGGLPISPHHTQTPTTVWQDLRSHNLQPTSISTTDTSPSSLIPSPPPNITEAKGWTKDTQGRIYLTADVPQPAQSLQPIATC; the protein is encoded by the coding sequence ATGAAGAATTTTATCCCAGCATTAGCAATCGCTCTAAATTTGACACTATTTTTAGCAGAAGCTTCATTTTTTTCTGTTCGGTGTCAATCAATTCAAGCTGATGGAACAACGCCTACAAAGATAGATCTGCCAGCATTTGGAAAATGCCAAGGTACTTGCACTATTTCAGGAGGAAAGCGTCAAGGGAATAACTTATTTCATAGCTTTGAAGAATTTAATGTGGACTTAGACTCAACAGTCTTATTTGTAAATCCAAATGCACAAAACATCATTAGCCGTGTGACTGGTAACAATCCTTCCAATATCTTAGGTACATTAGGAGTACAAAGTGGCGAGGCTAACTTATTTCTTGTAAACCCTAATGGAATTTTGTTTGGAGAAAAAGCTAGCTTAGGTCTTAACGGATCTTTTATAGCGACAACTGCGAATGCCATTCAATTTGGTAATCAAGGCATTTTGAGCGTTTCTAAATCTGACATTCCAAGGATTTCTATTAACCCTTCAGCATTGTTTTTTCAAGAAGCTAGTGGCGCAATTGTAAATAGTTCTCGTGAGGGACTTTCTGTACCTACCAGCCATAGCCTCCACCTTATTGGTGGTGATGTAATCCTAGACAATGGAAGAATCAATAGTTTTGGTGGTCGAGTTGAGTTGGGGGGGCTAGCTACATCTGGAATTGTGACTATATTACCGGATAAAGAAGGTTTTTCCCTGAAATTCCCTGATAGCAATTTGAAGTCTAACGTACTACTTACTAACGCAAGAATTGATGTTACAGGTGAGGGTGGAGGTAATCTATCAATTAATGCAGGTGAGATAGAAATTGAAAGAAGCAGATTACTGGCAGGTATAGGGATTGACCTGGGCTCCAGTTTTACCCAAGCTGGAAATATTACACTTAAAGCAGATGAATCAATAACGATTCACAGTGAAAGTAATATTAACAATAGACCACTTTTTAATGCAAAAGGTTTAGGTGGTGATGTTGTTATTAATTCTAAAAGCTTATATGTGACTACAAATTCACAAGTAGGATCAAATACTTTTGGAATTGCATCTGCAGGTAATGTAATTCTAAAAGTTCAAGAAGAAATATTGTTAGATTCAGGGTCTATTTTTAATAGCGTAGCAACTTTTCAAGATTTTAGGGCAACAGGTAATGGTGGAAAAATAATTGTAGAAACTGATAAGCTTTATTTGAAAAATGAAGCCGAATTTGCAGCGAACGTTAACGGAACAGGTGATTCTGGTGGAATCACCATCAATGCTAGTGATATTATTCTAAGCAATTTTAGTGGAATACTTAGTAGTGTCGAAACAGGTGGAATTGGACAAGGTGGGGAAATAAGAATATTCACTGATACCCTTACTTTGCAAAGTGGATCGCAAATTGCCTCATCTGTCCTCAGGGCAGTAGGTGGTACACCTGGTGGAATTGGGGAAGGTGGAGATATACATATTGAGGCATCTGAAAGTATTAACATATCTGGTTTCGATGAGACGAACGGATTCCCCAGCGGCATTTTAGCCGCTACTGAAGAGGGCGCTATTGGTCCTGCAGGAAATATAATTATAAAAACTGATACCTTTAGTATTGTTGATGGAGCATTGTTAAACACAGATACTTTTAATAAGAGTGATGGTGGAAGCATTACAATTTTTTCAAATAACCTTGAAGTAATTAATGGAGGTCGAATTAGCACCGCAACTTTTAATCAAGGTAATGCAGGTTTTATTAAGCTTAATGTGACAGGAGAGATAAAATTAGCTGGTAGTGATGCAAATTTTGATCGCCGCCTTAAATTGATTGAAACTTTTTTAGTTGAAGCTGGTAGTGATAAAAATTTAGTTATAGACCGGATCAATAGCCTAAGAGACATTGGTCCTAACAGTGGTCTTTATGCTAGTGCGACTTCAGGTGCTTCTGGTAAAGCTGGAAATATTTCTATTGACCCCAGATTAGTTTTGATTCAAGATGGTGCCAATATTACTGTTAATAACGCTGGCTCTGGACCAGGCGGTGATATTTTTCTCCAATCGATTGATTTGACTCTTGATAACGGAACAATCTCTGCAACATCTAATAGTAATTCTGGTGGTAATATCTCTCTCTTAATAGATAATATTTTATTACTGCGCAATAACAGCCAGATATCAACTACTGCCGCTGGCGATGGCACAGGTGGAAATATTGATATCAAAGCCAGCCTTATAGTTGCCTATCCATTTGAAAATAATGATATAACTGCCAATGCGTTGAATGGGAAAGGTGGAAAAATTACTATTACTACTAAGGGGATTTATGGGCTAGAGGAAAGAAATCAACTTACTGACTTAAGCGACATTACCGCTTTCTCACAAAATACTCAATTGAATGGGGTTGTGGAAATCACTAATCCAGAAGTCGACCCAAGTGAAAATCTATCTGAGCAACCTGAAGTCGTAGAACCCCCGAAAGAAATTGCCAAAGGCTGCCGACCTGGCCAATCCCTCGGTGGCAGCACATTCACCCACGTGGGTCGCGGTGGACTCCCTATAAGCCCCCACCACACCCAAACCCCCACCACTGTCTGGCAAGATCTTCGCTCTCACAACCTCCAACCCACCTCCATCAGCACCACCGATACATCACCCTCTTCCCTTATCCCCTCCCCGCCCCCCAACATCACCGAAGCCAAAGGCTGGACCAAAGACACCCAAGGCCGTATTTACCTAACTGCCGACGTTCCCCAACCAGCCCAGAGCCTCCAACCCATTGCAACTTGCTAG
- a CDS encoding cyclic nucleotide-binding domain-containing protein has product MAEPARTVSIFHKADAPLFKKAGDTIFAEGEAGEVMFGLLTGKVDLVVKGKVVETIQAGDVFGEGALVQPSGTRASTAIARSDCSLVYLNQERFLFAIQNTPMFAIEVMRSYSDRLRRLKHLM; this is encoded by the coding sequence ATGGCAGAACCTGCAAGAACCGTCAGTATCTTTCATAAAGCCGATGCTCCCCTGTTTAAGAAAGCAGGAGACACTATATTTGCAGAAGGCGAAGCCGGTGAAGTCATGTTTGGGCTATTAACTGGAAAAGTAGATTTAGTCGTCAAAGGCAAGGTCGTCGAAACCATTCAGGCAGGAGATGTCTTTGGAGAAGGAGCGTTAGTTCAACCCTCTGGAACAAGAGCCTCGACTGCTATTGCTCGAAGTGACTGTAGCCTGGTGTACTTGAATCAGGAGCGATTTCTTTTTGCGATCCAAAATACTCCTATGTTTGCCATTGAAGTAATGCGGAGTTATTCCGATCGACTTCGTCGTCTGAAGCATTTAATGTAA
- a CDS encoding leishmanolysin-related zinc metalloendopeptidase, whose product MESPKYQSNEGIKIEGEITLLMYQTTSDKKKVQLSLFKLTTDDDEIFTFCNHYKESSSSKSINILVSLESLQFFDEYSQNHFSLLNRVVISVREQVLVSIEAVAEKKISRSLKTINQASNFAINASIPIEVFCNSQLASRHQEAFDAAAERWSQIVVGGYPKIGINAPKSEGMIIEVFTSFIDGPGGILGGAKPIDIRAGWRLPNAGWMILDSSDIERMDDQDILVDVILHEIGHLLGLGTLWQASGLTQGIGGSNPVFVGQKTMSEYARLTGYTAPIPVPLENRGGFGTRDFHWRESMFGNELMTGLVDGKINPISRLTIAALEDIGYQVNYDAADLYSIKNFSRLKKLNDSTQGISGLYCSVK is encoded by the coding sequence ATGGAATCCCCTAAATACCAATCAAATGAAGGAATAAAGATTGAAGGGGAAATCACATTGCTGATGTATCAGACGACATCAGACAAGAAAAAAGTTCAGCTCAGCTTATTCAAGCTGACAACAGATGATGATGAAATATTTACTTTCTGCAATCACTATAAAGAGTCTTCCAGTTCAAAAAGCATAAATATATTAGTGAGTCTGGAAAGCCTGCAATTTTTTGATGAATATAGTCAGAATCATTTTAGTCTCTTGAATAGAGTTGTAATCTCAGTTCGAGAGCAAGTTTTGGTAAGCATAGAAGCTGTTGCAGAGAAAAAAATATCTCGAAGTCTAAAAACAATCAACCAGGCATCAAATTTTGCGATTAACGCAAGTATCCCTATTGAAGTTTTTTGTAATAGCCAACTAGCATCCCGTCATCAAGAGGCTTTTGACGCAGCAGCAGAACGATGGTCACAAATAGTAGTCGGAGGATATCCAAAAATTGGAATTAATGCTCCCAAATCAGAAGGTATGATTATTGAGGTATTTACTTCATTTATTGATGGTCCTGGTGGGATTCTGGGGGGGGCCAAACCAATAGATATTAGGGCTGGTTGGAGATTACCTAACGCTGGTTGGATGATATTAGACTCTAGTGATATTGAGCGAATGGATGATCAGGATATTTTAGTTGATGTAATTTTGCATGAGATTGGACATTTATTAGGTTTAGGGACCCTTTGGCAGGCATCAGGATTAACACAAGGTATTGGAGGCAGTAATCCAGTATTTGTGGGGCAAAAAACCATGAGCGAATATGCTCGGCTGACAGGTTATACGGCTCCTATTCCTGTTCCGCTAGAGAATAGAGGTGGCTTTGGTACTAGAGATTTTCATTGGCGAGAATCCATGTTTGGAAATGAGTTAATGACAGGATTGGTAGATGGAAAAATAAACCCAATTAGCCGATTAACTATAGCAGCTTTGGAAGATATTGGTTATCAAGTTAACTATGATGCAGCCGATCTTTATTCCATTAAAAATTTTAGCAGACTGAAAAAGCTAAATGATAGTACTCAAGGCATTTCTGGCCTCTACTGCTCTGTAAAATAA